A section of the Streptomyces sp. NBC_00178 genome encodes:
- a CDS encoding DUF3631 domain-containing protein encodes MNATFTPPIDGAALLNEVEAFHRRFNVFPREAAYVAVALWDAHAHLLDAFDSTPRLAFLSPEPGSGKSRALEVVETLVPRPMLAVNARAAALFRSVSDPAGRPTILFDEIDTVFGPKAGDNEELRGFLNAGHRRSGVTYRCIGDGGNQTVVEFPSYTAVAVAGLGYLPDTITTRSVIIRMRRRARNEKAEPFRARLHEAEGHALRDRLSQWADQVRDDVSGRWPEMPEGVTDRPADVWEPLLSVADAAGGDWPERARTACMELVNAARADDKGSLGIRLLSDLRDHVMAGIDRMPTVAILDRLCALDEAPWADMSGRPLDSRGLSKMLGEYMTEDNTPVKARNIKSAGAVLKGYYAADLHDAWQRYCPPPPSGSATSATSATSQVSDPEKVAATLLPSAT; translated from the coding sequence ATGAACGCGACATTCACCCCGCCCATCGACGGCGCCGCACTGCTCAACGAGGTGGAGGCATTCCACCGCCGGTTCAACGTCTTCCCCCGCGAGGCCGCCTACGTCGCCGTGGCTCTGTGGGACGCACACGCCCACCTCCTGGACGCGTTCGACTCCACCCCACGCCTTGCCTTCCTCTCCCCGGAGCCGGGGTCGGGGAAGTCCCGGGCGCTGGAAGTGGTGGAGACCCTCGTACCGCGCCCGATGCTGGCGGTGAACGCGCGGGCAGCCGCGCTCTTCCGGTCCGTGTCCGACCCGGCCGGACGGCCCACGATCCTCTTCGACGAGATCGATACCGTCTTCGGCCCCAAAGCAGGGGACAACGAGGAACTGCGCGGCTTCCTGAACGCCGGCCACCGACGCTCCGGCGTTACCTACCGGTGCATCGGAGACGGCGGCAACCAGACCGTGGTGGAGTTCCCCTCCTACACCGCCGTTGCGGTCGCCGGGCTCGGCTACCTGCCCGACACCATCACCACCCGGTCCGTCATCATCCGCATGCGGCGCAGGGCCAGGAACGAGAAGGCCGAACCGTTCCGGGCCAGACTCCACGAGGCCGAGGGCCACGCACTGCGCGACCGGCTCTCACAGTGGGCCGACCAGGTCCGCGACGACGTCTCAGGCCGGTGGCCCGAGATGCCCGAGGGCGTCACCGACCGGCCCGCCGACGTATGGGAGCCCCTGCTCTCCGTCGCCGATGCGGCCGGCGGGGACTGGCCCGAGCGTGCCCGCACCGCATGCATGGAGCTGGTGAATGCCGCACGCGCCGACGACAAGGGCAGCCTCGGTATCCGGCTGCTGTCCGATCTGCGGGATCACGTCATGGCGGGCATCGACCGCATGCCGACCGTCGCCATCCTGGACCGACTGTGTGCCCTGGACGAGGCGCCGTGGGCGGACATGAGCGGCCGGCCGCTCGACTCCCGGGGCCTGTCGAAGATGCTCGGGGAGTACATGACCGAGGACAACACCCCGGTCAAGGCGCGCAACATCAAGTCCGCCGGGGCGGTCCTGAAGGGCTACTACGCCGCGGATCTCCACGATGCGTGGCAGCGGTACTGCCCCCCACCCCCCTCAGGGTCCGCTACCTCCGCTACCTCCGCTACCTCGCAGGTCAGCGACCCGGAAAAGGTAGCGGCAACCCTCCTCCCGTCCGCTACCTAG
- a CDS encoding helix-turn-helix domain-containing protein, translating to MDTAPTASTPQRRLHRVEAAAEILGVKRSTAYEEIRLGRLRTVRIGRCRRIPTEYIEDYVELLKREANAAH from the coding sequence ATGGACACGGCACCCACAGCATCGACCCCGCAGCGCCGGCTCCACCGAGTCGAGGCAGCCGCCGAGATCCTCGGAGTCAAGCGCTCCACCGCCTACGAGGAAATTCGACTCGGACGGCTTCGGACGGTCCGCATTGGCCGCTGCCGACGCATCCCGACGGAGTACATCGAGGACTACGTCGAGCTACTCAAGCGTGAGGCCAACGCCGCGCATTGA
- a CDS encoding bifunctional DNA primase/polymerase encodes MTTHLLSTALNAAERGWHVFPLRPGDKRPALHGESACPRTGPCTTGHLKWEQRATTDPDRIRAAWSTGAWNIGIATGPSELVVIDLDMPKPNSSADTPCGVTTFTALCERVGHPVPRTRTIRTASGGYHLYFSAPAAARLHNTAGTLAPLVDTRAWGGYVVAAGSTINGHHYAIDGPALINPLPGWLRQRLMPPHPKPATVPGPAPVPLRARRYADIALQRERETVRAAGEGRRNATLLASVRAVGRFVAWGDLPRHIVEAAFQAEGEAVGLTAAECRATIASALDWSIRTCRPRPEAA; translated from the coding sequence ATGACTACCCACCTGCTGTCCACCGCTCTAAACGCGGCGGAGCGCGGATGGCATGTCTTCCCGCTCCGCCCCGGCGACAAGCGCCCCGCCCTCCACGGCGAGAGCGCCTGCCCCCGCACCGGCCCCTGCACCACCGGCCACCTGAAGTGGGAGCAGCGCGCCACCACCGACCCCGACCGCATCCGCGCCGCCTGGTCCACCGGAGCGTGGAACATCGGCATCGCCACCGGCCCGTCCGAGCTGGTCGTCATAGATCTCGACATGCCCAAGCCCAACAGCAGTGCGGACACGCCTTGCGGCGTGACGACCTTCACGGCGCTCTGCGAGCGCGTCGGACACCCGGTGCCCCGCACCCGCACGATCCGGACCGCGAGCGGCGGATACCACCTGTACTTCAGTGCCCCCGCAGCCGCCCGCCTCCACAACACCGCCGGAACCCTAGCGCCCCTGGTCGACACCCGGGCATGGGGCGGATACGTCGTCGCCGCGGGCAGCACCATCAATGGCCACCACTACGCCATCGACGGCCCCGCCCTCATCAACCCTCTGCCCGGCTGGCTCCGGCAACGCCTCATGCCCCCGCACCCCAAACCCGCAACCGTGCCGGGACCTGCTCCGGTGCCGCTCCGGGCCCGCCGGTACGCGGACATCGCCCTCCAGCGCGAACGCGAGACCGTCCGGGCGGCAGGGGAGGGCAGGCGCAACGCCACCCTGCTGGCGTCCGTCCGGGCCGTGGGCCGGTTCGTGGCATGGGGAGACCTTCCCCGCCACATCGTCGAAGCGGCTTTTCAGGCAGAGGGCGAGGCCGTCGGGCTCACCGCGGCTGAGTGCCGCGCCACCATCGCCAGCGCCCTGGACTGGTCCATCCGCACCTGCCGGCCACGACCGGAGGCAGCATGA